CCGATCGCCACTTCAATCACATCCTGGACACTGCGGACCGATACCCCATACCGGGCCGCAGCCTCGCGGTCAATTTCGATTTCCAAATAGGGCGTGCCTACTACGCGGTCCGCGATCACGGCAGAGGGTTCCACGGACGGCACTTCTTTGAGATAGCGTTCGATCTCGAGCCCGACACGCTCGACAGTCTGCAGGTCCGGGCCCTTCACCTTCACCCCCATAGGCGCCCGCATCCCGCTTTGAAGCATCACAATGCGCGCGGCGATCGGCTGGAGCTTGGGCGCCGAGGTCGTGCCCGGTACCTGTGCGGCCTCCACGATTTCCTTCCAAATATCGTCCGGGGTTTGGATATGATCCCGCCACTGGCGAAACGGCTGCCCATGCCGGTCCGGGATCAATTCTCCGTTTTCGTCTCGCGCAAAATCCCGCGCGCGCCGGTCGTAGCGGAACCGGATCGGGTTTCCGTCTTTGTCGCTCACAAACTGGGATTTATAATTGATTACGGTTTCGATCATGGACACGGGCGCCGGATCCAGAGGGCTTTCCGCCCGCCCGATCTTCCCGACCACGGACTCCACTTCCGGAATCGCCCGGAGAGCCATATCTTGCTTTTGCAGAATGTCCAGGGCCTCGCCAATGGATGCGTGCGGCATCGTGGTGGGCATGTAGAGAAAGGAGCCTTCATCCAAGTTGGGCATAAACTCCCGGCCCAAATTCATCCAGCACATCAGTCCCAAGAACACCACTCCCGTAGGAATGAGCAAGAATTGCCGTTTGTGATCCAGGCACCATCCCAGCCACACAGTATACCGGCGCTGAAGCATCCCAAAACCGGCAAGAATTACGCCGACAACAATCGCTACGAAAAGGAAATTCAGCGCAAAACTCCGTTCCAGTCCCAAGGGCATCCAGTGCCGGCTTAAAAATATTCCGAGCACCACCACAAGAAGCCCCGCCCACAAGGATTGCCGGGGGTACCAACGCCGGGTCTTGGGCGCTGTGTTCCTGCGAAACAGAATTGCAGCCAGGCTGGGAATCACGCTCAGCGCGACAATCACCGACGCAATGAGCGCAAAGGTCTTGGTGAAGGCAAGGGGGCGAAACAGCTTTCCTTCCGGGCCGATCATGGCAAACACAGGCAGAAAGCTGACCACCGTAGTGATAACCGCGGTCAGGACCGCGCTGCCGACCTCGCTGCTTGCGCGAAACACGATGTCCCGCATATCGGACCCGGGAGGGGCTTCATCGCGATGTTTGAGGATGTTTTCGCACACCACGATTCCCATATCCACGATAGTGCCGATGGCAATGGCAATGCCGGAAAGCGCCACGATGTTGGCATCCACCCCGAAATGCTTCATGCCAACAAAACACAGCAAGACCGCCAGAGGCAGAACCAGGGAGATCAGTAAGGAACTGGCCAGATGCCCCAAGACGACCAAGATGACGATAACGGTGATGAGGATTTCGTCCGTGAGCGCGGAGTTCAGGGTGCCGAGCGTTTCATAAATCAAGCCCGAGCGGTCGTAAAATGGCACCACACTCACTTGACTCGTTGTGCCGTTCTCAAGTTTCCTGGCCGGCAAACCGGGTGAAATTTCCCGGATCTTGTCTTTGACGCGCTTGATCACGGCCAAAGGATTTTCCCCGTGGC
The sequence above is a segment of the Candidatus Omnitrophota bacterium genome. Coding sequences within it:
- a CDS encoding efflux RND transporter permease subunit yields the protein RSVQDWQVRYALQAVEGVSEVASIGGFVKEYQIDVDPDAMRAYGVSLDEVYTAVRRSNADVGARTIEVNKVEYVIRGLGFVKGVRDLEMTVVAAQDGVPLFVKDVAHVSLGPALRRGALDKEGAEAVGGVVVVRHGENPLAVIKRVKDKIREISPGLPARKLENGTTSQVSVVPFYDRSGLIYETLGTLNSALTDEILITVIVILVVLGHLASSLLISLVLPLAVLLCFVGMKHFGVDANIVALSGIAIAIGTIVDMGIVVCENILKHRDEAPPGSDMRDIVFRASSEVGSAVLTAVITTVVSFLPVFAMIGPEGKLFRPLAFTKTFALIASVIVALSVIPSLAAILFRRNTAPKTRRWYPRQSLWAGLLVVVLGIFLSRHWMPLGLERSFALNFLFVAIVVGVILAGFGMLQRRYTVWLGWCLDHKRQFLLIPTGVVFLGLMCWMNLGREFMPNLDEGSFLYMPTTMPHASIGEALDILQKQDMALRAIPEVESVVGKIGRAESPLDPAPVSMIETVINYKSQFVSDKDGNPIRFRYDRRARDFARDENGELIPDRHGQPFRQWRDHIQTPDDIWKEIVEAAQVPGTTSAPKLQPIAARIVMLQSGMRAPMGVKVKGPDLQTVERVGLEIERYLKEVPSVEPSAVIADRVVGTPYLEIEIDREAAARYGVSVRSVQDVIEVAIGGVVLTRTVEGRERYPVRVRYLRELRDRIESLGRIFVPTPGGAQIPLEQLAIIKYERGPQMIKSEDTFLTGYVVFDKKSGKAEVDVVEEAKAYLKAKRNSGEWSLPAGVSFSFAGSYENQLRSAKTMTVILPLALFMIFIILYFQFRSVTVTFLVFSGIFVAWAGGFILLWLYGQPWFLDLNLFGVDLRNLFQIHPVNLSVAVWVGFLALFGIATDDGVIMATYLDKSYKNRELRSVQEIREATLAGAERRIRPCLMTVSTTLLALLPVLTSTGRGADVMVPMAIPSFGGMLAVVITVFVVPTLYCAVQERRLRRLSS